The Microcoleus sp. bin38.metabat.b11b12b14.051 genome segment GACGCCAAATATTCCCGTATTTAAAATCCTGGAATTACCCATGCTACCAGTTATGAGAAACAGCACTACTAAAGTGGCAAATAAAATCTTATTCGCAAATTCTTTGTTTTCAGAAACTTGATACTTGACTACCATAAAACCCAATGAAATTATTAGCGCGAACCCAGAATTAAAAATTACTATTTGAGAACCAAAGATAAACCAAACTAAAGCAAACATTAGTAAGTCTATCCAGAAATTTTTAGTTTTCAACACCGAGAGCAAAAATTCTTCGGTAATAACAGGGGCGATTGGCTTGACTAATTGATTGTCTTGCCGTTGCCAGCTTTTGTTACTAAATTGAATATTAGGATCGGTTTCCAAAACTTCTTTCCATTCGGGGACGCGAGAATTGTTGACTCTGCCCAAAAGTTTAATGGCTGCGACTTTGTTTAACTGTAAATCGGTGAGTTTGGTGGCAATTATTTGGGATAAGTGCGGATAGTAAATGGGATTGTCTTCGGTTCGGTTGATGACGATATTTAGCTTTTGCTTGGCTTGACTGACTTGGATTGTAACATTGTACGGGGCGATCGCACTTTGCAAAGCTTGCTGAATTTCGGCTTGCTGTTCCAGACTGAACAGCGACGGTATCGGTGACAGCGCAGGCTTGGATTCTGCGGGGGTTTCCGGCGCGTCTAACACAGGCTGCCCCTCTAAATACACCTGTTTGGGGTTCAATTGCCGGATGACTGCGGAGGCTGAATTGTAGCGCCGATTGGTGGCACTTTGAAGCATCGTATCGAGGATGCGGCCGAAATCGTCGCTAACAGCACTCTTCAAATAATTGCGCCAAGCCCAAGAATCCTCGGCGCTGTCGAACAAGTCGAAGGGAGGAATGTGAGTCAGCAAGTGAATGCAAGTAACGCCCAAACTGTAGATATCGCTGGCAAAAACTGCTTTTCCCATCAATTGTTCTGGGGCTGTATAAGCAGCGCTGCCGATGATTGTACCAGTTTGTGGCAATCCGGTTGCTGTTACTTTTTTGGCTGCACCAAAGTCTACTAAAACGATATCTTTTTGGAAAGGAGAGGGTTGATAGGAATTTTCTAAGGCGGGTAAAGGCGCGGGAGATAGTCGGCGGCGAATGATATTTTCGGGTTTGATATCGCGGTGAATGACTTTCGATTTGTGGACGAAATGGAGGACTGGTAATAAATCGTTAAGGATTTGCCGAATTTGATTTTCGGTGAATGCTCCTTTTTGCGCTAATTCTTGGGCGAGATTTTTGCCGTCTATAAATTCTTGTACTAAATATTGTCTCCCATCTTGTTCAAAATACGCGATTAATTCGGGGATTTGGGGATGTTTCCCTAATGTTTCTAGCTGGGCTGCTTCTTGGTGAAATAGTTGGGCGGCTTGGGCGGCTGCGGTATTTTGCGGGAAAGATTGCTTGATGACGCACTGCGAAAACATCGGCGGTTTGGTTTGATCAACTGCTAGGAAAGTTCTGCCGAAGCCTCCTTGTGCGATCGCTCTTATGGTACGGTAGCGAGATGCTGATGGCGATTGTTCGTTAGATAACAACAATTTTGAGCCGCAACTTTGGCACAATTCAGCATCACCGGAGTTTTGCGGATTCTGACAAGTTGGGTTTAAGCAATAGGACATTTGATTTTAGATTTTGGATTTTAGATTTCAGATTGGGAATTGAGAATTTTAGAATTGGGAATTGGTAATTGCTAATTGCTAATGGGGAATTGATGGGAAAGAAGAAACAAGAAAAGCAGCGCGTTTTATTTGTTTCCTTCTTCCCTCTTCCTTCTTCCTTCTTCCCTCTTCCTTCTTCCTTCTCGATCAAGTTGGTACAAGTTCGCCCGGGCGCAATTTTGCCCATTTGCCGGTCTCTTGCTTGAAACTTTCACACCCGACTACATCCCATTCCATTTCTACTTCGTCTTGGTGGGAGCGAATGTTGACGTTGATGGTGGGTTCTACGGGGTCGAAATCGGGGGTTTCGGTGAGGTGGATTTGTTCGTGCTGTCCTTCTACGGCGTGGTAGGTGAAGCAGCGATCTACATAGTGGCAGTTAATACAAATACACATTCTTGATATCCTCTGTGCATTTCAAAAAGATTGGTGAATTTCGAGCTTTCTGTTAATCTAGCGTAGCAAGAGCTTTATTGTGTGTAAGTTTATTTATTTTTGTTGCAATGTCGAATAGTTTGCCACCTACGCTATCTCCTGAAACTTGGCCGTTCGATTTGGAACTGCTGACACCGCCTGTTTATTTGGTGGGCGGCGCGGTGCGGGATGCGCTGCTGGGCCGCCGATCGCACTATTTTGATTTAGACTTCGTTATGCTAACACGGGCGGTGAAAACTGCTCGAAAAATTGCCGATCGCACGAAAGGCGGATTTGTCTTGTTGGATGCGGAAAGACAGATTGCGCGGGTGGTGTTTGCGGGCGGTACGGTGGATTTTGCGGAGGCTTTCGGGGGGACTCTGGAGGGGGATTTGCACCGCCGGGATTTTCGGATAAATGCGATCGCCTGCAATCCTTTTACTGGAGAAATCATCGATCCTCTGGATGGTCAAACTGATTTGCGGTTGGGTTTGCTGCGAATGATTTCGCGATCGAATTTAGAGGACGATCCGCTAAGGTTATTAAGAGCTTACCGTCAAGCGGCACAGTTGGGTTTTGCGATCGAGCCGGAAACACAATCGGCGATTCGAGAATTAGCGCCGTTGTTGAGTCGGGTGGCGGTGGAACGGGTGCGGACAGAATTGGGTTATTTGTTGAGCAATAATCACGGTGTTCCTTGGATTTGCAAGGGTTGCGAAGATGGTTTGTTTTCGATTTGGTTTGCAAGTGCGATCGACCGTTTTGATATCTTGACAAAAATCGACTCCTGTGCTGCTGATTTGGCGACAATTTACCCGGAGTTGGAGAGAGAGTTTGGGCGATCGATTCGCGATACAATTAAAACGCCGTTGTTGGCAGTTGGGAAGTTAGCTATTTTGGCAAATTCCGATCCGACAATCGCTGAAACCGAGTTGCTGCGGTTGAAGTATAGTAATGCAGAGATTAAAAGTGCGATCGAGCTTTTGAAATACTTGCCAAAATTGCAAGCAAAACCGATTGCAGAAATGTCCTTACGAGACCAGTATTTTTTGTTTCGGGATGTCGGAATAGTATTTCCTGTTTTAGCAGTTTTAGCGGTGGCTGCGGGAGTTTCTGTGGATGATATTTCACTGTTAATTAATCGCTATCTCGATGCTGATGACATTATTGCTCATCCCACCCAATTAGTTAGCGGCAATGAGTTAATGGAATCTTTAAATTTGCCCAGAAGTCCGCAAATTGGTCAATTGTTAATGGAGATTCAATTAGCGCGAGTGGAGGGGAGAATTGCCACTCGCGAAGATGCGCTGAAATTGGCGACCGAGTTGGTTAATATTAATTGAGATTTGGCAACTATCGCCACAACAATATTGGTAGGGGCTGGTTCACAAACCATCTGTAATGCACATCCCAAATATCTATAAACCCGCCCCGCGACAATCAGTAAATGCGTCTACATTTATCTGCGTTAATCTCCGTCAATCTGCCTTATATGGCAATACGGTTCACTTAAGGTTTATTTGTCATTGCGAGCGTCCACGCGCGGCAATCGCAGCGTCTATTTGTCACATTATTTTTCCCGTGAACTGTCTTAAGTGAACCGTATTGCCTTATATGGGCGGTTAATCTATCAGTCAAAAACTTATGAGATAGGTCAATTTGTACTTTCCGTTAATTCTGTCGGCAATTCAAACTTGCCATCTGCACCCGCTGCAAACTCAAAAACTTTCAACACAGCATCCACATTCAGCGGGCCGTAAATGTGCGGGTAATCCTCACCTGCGGCAAATTCATACTTAAGTTCAGATTCTACTTTGTCCGAGTCAATCCACAGCAGCAGCAATCCTGTTTGTCCCACGAAAAACTTATTTGCAGATTTCAGAACTTGCGGTAAAGTGGAACAGTGAATAAATCCTTCTGTATCTAGCGTATCTCCGCGATAGGATTGCACTTGTTTTGCTTCTTCCCACTGTTGGCTGCGGGTGATGTGAAAGATAACGCTCATAGTTAAATGGGTTTTAGGTTTAATGGAGAATGGGTAATAAAATTGATAGGGAAAATTCCCGCTACAATTTAACTGCGAA includes the following:
- a CDS encoding serine/threonine-protein kinase — encoded protein: MSYCLNPTCQNPQNSGDAELCQSCGSKLLLSNEQSPSASRYRTIRAIAQGGFGRTFLAVDQTKPPMFSQCVIKQSFPQNTAAAQAAQLFHQEAAQLETLGKHPQIPELIAYFEQDGRQYLVQEFIDGKNLAQELAQKGAFTENQIRQILNDLLPVLHFVHKSKVIHRDIKPENIIRRRLSPAPLPALENSYQPSPFQKDIVLVDFGAAKKVTATGLPQTGTIIGSAAYTAPEQLMGKAVFASDIYSLGVTCIHLLTHIPPFDLFDSAEDSWAWRNYLKSAVSDDFGRILDTMLQSATNRRYNSASAVIRQLNPKQVYLEGQPVLDAPETPAESKPALSPIPSLFSLEQQAEIQQALQSAIAPYNVTIQVSQAKQKLNIVINRTEDNPIYYPHLSQIIATKLTDLQLNKVAAIKLLGRVNNSRVPEWKEVLETDPNIQFSNKSWQRQDNQLVKPIAPVITEEFLLSVLKTKNFWIDLLMFALVWFIFGSQIVIFNSGFALIISLGFMVVKYQVSENKEFANKILFATLVVLFLITGSMGNSRILNTGIFGVLLGCLVVALPLFFVKENYQ
- a CDS encoding Ycf34 family protein, producing the protein MCICINCHYVDRCFTYHAVEGQHEQIHLTETPDFDPVEPTINVNIRSHQDEVEMEWDVVGCESFKQETGKWAKLRPGELVPT
- a CDS encoding CCA tRNA nucleotidyltransferase gives rise to the protein MSNSLPPTLSPETWPFDLELLTPPVYLVGGAVRDALLGRRSHYFDLDFVMLTRAVKTARKIADRTKGGFVLLDAERQIARVVFAGGTVDFAEAFGGTLEGDLHRRDFRINAIACNPFTGEIIDPLDGQTDLRLGLLRMISRSNLEDDPLRLLRAYRQAAQLGFAIEPETQSAIRELAPLLSRVAVERVRTELGYLLSNNHGVPWICKGCEDGLFSIWFASAIDRFDILTKIDSCAADLATIYPELEREFGRSIRDTIKTPLLAVGKLAILANSDPTIAETELLRLKYSNAEIKSAIELLKYLPKLQAKPIAEMSLRDQYFLFRDVGIVFPVLAVLAVAAGVSVDDISLLINRYLDADDIIAHPTQLVSGNELMESLNLPRSPQIGQLLMEIQLARVEGRIATREDALKLATELVNIN
- a CDS encoding DUF952 domain-containing protein — its product is MSVIFHITRSQQWEEAKQVQSYRGDTLDTEGFIHCSTLPQVLKSANKFFVGQTGLLLLWIDSDKVESELKYEFAAGEDYPHIYGPLNVDAVLKVFEFAAGADGKFELPTELTESTN